The Chaetodon auriga isolate fChaAug3 chromosome 22, fChaAug3.hap1, whole genome shotgun sequence genome contains a region encoding:
- the spx gene encoding spexin prohormone 1 — protein sequence MKAVRTITLTYVLTLLLLVSFISQTWSAPKGSFQRRNWTPQAMLYLKGTQGRRFISEDRKEGDVYDTLHLETRSQNTEKLSVDQAATVLLNFLQQAREGADENPDEVYLQELPVWKREYFW from the exons ATGAAA GCTGTGAGGACCATCACATTAACTTACGTACTCACCCTTTTACTACTGGTGTCGTTTATCTCACAGACCTGGAGTGCACCGAAG GGCTCTTTCCAACGGAGAAACTGGACCCCGCAGGCTATGCTGTACCTCAAGGGAACTC AGGGGCGCAGATTCATCTCAGAAGACCGAAAAGAAGGCGATGTCTATGACACATTACACTTAG AGACCCGTagtcaaaacacagagaagctgagTGTGGATCAGGCAGCCACCGTCCTCCTCAACTTCCTGCAGCAAGccagagagggag CTGATGAAAATCCAGATGAGGTGTATTTACAGGAGCTGCCGGTGTGGAAGAGAGAATATTTCTGGTAG